One part of the Marinobacter sp. MDS2 genome encodes these proteins:
- the recC gene encoding exodeoxyribonuclease V subunit gamma encodes MPDTNSIEPGFHAIHANHLEDLRRAVVYICRQNPLQPLESETFLVQSNGIAQWLKLALSEKRTVDGIEGGLGIAAGMDFLFPARFIWQAYRAVLPAGEVPEQSPFDKSRLVWRLYRLLPELVGQDDAFTPLARFLDGSDTDLRNFQLAEKVADLFDQYQVFRADWLAAWEQGRDVLITPRGEEKPLTPETLWQPLLWRKLVDDVGEAAGTSRSHIHTRFMEQGQRITTPADPSRLPKRIVVFGVSSLPRQALEALYVLSRFSQVVLCVHNPSQFYWADIISDRELLRAKRKRGLAHPMLSQIDDKDQLHQHANPLLAAWGKQGRDYIRLLDEFDNPDEYRSSFQTPDQKIDIFSEHGNGETPSLLNQLQNDIYNLTPLQEIREQARELDLARDYSIAFHEAHSPQREVEILHDQLLAAFNADPNLRPRDVIVMVPDINVYAPHIQAVFGRYQPGRKRHIPFTISDQGQRHHEPVLIALETLMSLPRSRFGVSEIISLLEVPGIRDRFGITEDDIPLARRWVEGANIRWGLHGQHRESLDLPAELDRNTWQSGLRSMLLGYGMGDDDPWAGVEPYGEIGGLQADLAGRLSDFVHQLETLWQALQTQRTPEQWETLFSGMLEQFFHKVEGSDLLLLNRFRRHLEQWLENTLAAGLNEQPLPLNIVKDVLLSGLDEGGLNQRFLAGKVNFATLMPMRAIPFRKVCLLGMNDGDYPRSRPPVDFDLMAQDYRPGDRSRREDDRYLFLEALLSAREQLYISWVGRSIKDDSERPPSVLVAQLQDHLDSLWSVAGQPDKKVTTALTTQHPLQPFSRDYFPKSNGVENTPEEAAKPLAEVLESRNLFTYEREWRSAHGAATGEQAYTPLPYQAPEEPISLNDLAGFLKKPIETFYQRRLQVRFEEVEEEDTDNENFDLNGLDRWRLDNELIQQGLLKAGTEEELHERLETTLDRMARRGDLGMGVTEHRLRSELSGRLPNLFGRYQSALAEWPEAVAEPLAFNYAFNNTTGAVEVADLIDGLRRNANGDLCRLVVASSGLLTGSGYSKKVRYANLMRDWLIHLAGQLGGQPFTTLILGKEEDRKFTFAPMAIATAKQHFDTVLKRWMEATTRALPIHSDAGFAWITSYYGSKKYVGNHERAIEEAENAYTTALSRDTGYLRGAFETPESLLASGEFEALLHDLYVPLWETEQGKSAAEQIEKMA; translated from the coding sequence ATGCCTGACACCAACAGTATTGAACCCGGCTTTCACGCCATTCACGCCAACCATCTGGAAGATCTTCGCCGGGCGGTCGTGTACATCTGCCGGCAAAACCCGCTCCAGCCTCTGGAGAGCGAAACCTTTCTGGTCCAGAGTAACGGTATTGCCCAGTGGCTGAAGCTGGCACTGTCAGAAAAACGCACCGTTGATGGCATAGAAGGCGGGCTGGGCATCGCTGCCGGCATGGATTTTCTGTTCCCGGCCCGGTTTATCTGGCAAGCCTACCGGGCGGTGTTACCGGCAGGCGAAGTGCCGGAGCAATCGCCCTTTGATAAAAGCCGGTTGGTCTGGCGGTTGTACCGGCTGCTGCCCGAGCTGGTAGGGCAGGACGACGCATTCACGCCGCTGGCTCGATTTCTGGATGGCAGCGATACCGACCTGCGCAATTTCCAACTGGCGGAAAAAGTCGCGGACTTGTTCGACCAGTATCAGGTCTTCCGCGCCGATTGGCTGGCCGCCTGGGAGCAGGGCAGGGATGTTCTCATCACGCCCAGAGGCGAAGAAAAGCCGCTGACTCCGGAAACCCTCTGGCAACCGTTGCTGTGGCGCAAGCTGGTTGACGATGTGGGCGAAGCCGCCGGCACCAGCCGATCACATATCCACACCCGTTTTATGGAACAGGGCCAGCGCATCACCACGCCGGCCGACCCCAGCCGGTTACCCAAACGCATTGTGGTGTTTGGCGTGTCTTCATTACCTCGGCAAGCTTTGGAAGCCTTGTACGTGCTCAGCCGTTTCAGCCAGGTGGTGCTGTGTGTGCATAACCCCAGTCAGTTCTATTGGGCGGACATTATCAGCGATCGGGAATTGCTCCGCGCCAAACGCAAGCGCGGTCTGGCGCACCCGATGCTGTCGCAGATTGATGATAAAGATCAGCTACACCAGCACGCCAACCCGCTACTGGCCGCTTGGGGTAAACAAGGCCGAGACTACATCCGCTTGCTGGACGAATTCGACAACCCGGACGAGTACCGCAGCAGTTTCCAGACGCCGGACCAGAAGATCGACATCTTTTCCGAGCACGGCAACGGCGAAACACCCAGCCTGTTGAACCAGCTGCAGAATGACATCTACAACCTGACACCGCTGCAGGAAATCCGTGAGCAGGCGCGGGAGCTGGACCTGGCCCGGGATTATTCCATCGCCTTCCACGAAGCGCACAGTCCCCAGCGCGAGGTGGAAATACTGCACGACCAATTGCTGGCCGCGTTCAATGCCGACCCGAACCTCCGGCCCCGCGACGTCATCGTGATGGTGCCCGACATCAACGTGTACGCACCGCATATTCAGGCGGTGTTCGGCCGTTATCAGCCCGGTCGCAAACGCCACATCCCGTTCACCATTTCCGACCAGGGTCAGCGCCACCACGAACCGGTGCTGATTGCCCTGGAAACCCTGATGTCGTTGCCCCGCAGCCGGTTCGGCGTGAGCGAGATCATCAGCCTGCTGGAAGTCCCCGGCATCCGTGATCGCTTTGGCATCACCGAAGACGACATCCCACTGGCCCGGCGCTGGGTGGAAGGCGCCAACATCCGCTGGGGCCTGCACGGCCAGCACCGGGAAAGTCTGGACTTACCGGCAGAACTGGACCGCAACACCTGGCAATCCGGCTTAAGGTCGATGCTGCTGGGCTACGGCATGGGCGATGACGACCCTTGGGCGGGCGTAGAGCCCTATGGCGAAATCGGCGGCTTGCAAGCGGATCTGGCGGGCCGGCTGAGCGACTTTGTGCATCAACTGGAAACCTTGTGGCAGGCGCTGCAAACCCAGCGTACCCCTGAGCAATGGGAAACCCTGTTCTCGGGCATGCTGGAGCAGTTTTTCCACAAGGTCGAAGGCAGTGACCTGTTGCTGCTTAACCGCTTCCGAAGACATCTTGAGCAATGGCTGGAAAATACGCTGGCGGCCGGGTTGAACGAGCAACCACTGCCGCTCAACATCGTCAAAGACGTGCTACTGTCCGGTTTGGACGAAGGCGGTCTGAACCAGCGCTTCCTGGCCGGCAAGGTCAACTTTGCCACGCTGATGCCGATGCGGGCGATACCCTTCCGCAAGGTGTGCCTACTGGGTATGAACGACGGCGATTACCCCCGCTCCCGACCGCCGGTGGATTTCGATCTGATGGCGCAGGATTACCGCCCCGGTGACCGCTCCCGCCGTGAGGACGATCGCTACCTGTTTCTCGAAGCCTTACTGTCGGCTCGTGAGCAGCTGTACATCAGCTGGGTAGGGCGCAGCATCAAGGACGACTCAGAGCGGCCGCCCTCGGTATTGGTGGCCCAACTTCAGGACCATCTCGACAGTCTGTGGAGCGTAGCTGGCCAGCCGGATAAAAAGGTGACGACCGCGCTGACCACCCAACATCCGTTACAGCCATTCAGCCGCGATTATTTCCCCAAATCCAATGGGGTAGAGAACACTCCGGAAGAGGCCGCCAAGCCATTGGCTGAGGTTCTGGAAAGCCGCAACCTGTTCACTTATGAACGGGAATGGCGCAGTGCCCATGGCGCGGCAACCGGCGAACAGGCGTATACCCCGTTGCCGTACCAGGCCCCGGAAGAGCCCATCAGCCTGAACGATCTGGCCGGTTTTCTGAAAAAGCCCATCGAAACCTTCTACCAGCGCCGCCTGCAAGTGCGCTTCGAAGAGGTGGAAGAAGAAGACACCGACAACGAAAACTTCGACCTGAACGGGCTGGACCGCTGGCGCCTCGATAACGAACTGATTCAGCAAGGCCTGCTCAAAGCCGGCACCGAAGAGGAACTGCACGAGCGGCTGGAAACCACGTTGGACCGCATGGCTCGGCGCGGCGATCTGGGTATGGGTGTCACCGAACATCGTCTGCGCAGCGAGTTGTCCGGGCGTTTGCCCAACCTGTTCGGACGCTACCAAAGCGCATTGGCAGAATGGCCCGAAGCCGTAGCGGAGCCCTTGGCCTTCAACTACGCGTTTAACAACACCACCGGAGCAGTGGAAGTAGCCGACCTGATTGACGGCTTGCGCCGAAATGCGAACGGCGACCTGTGCCGACTGGTGGTGGCCAGCTCCGGTTTGCTGACCGGCTCCGGCTACAGCAAAAAAGTGCGCTACGCCAACCTGATGCGAGACTGGCTGATTCATCTGGCCGGGCAGCTCGGTGGCCAACCGTTTACCACCCTGATCCTGGGCAAGGAGGAAGACCGCAAGTTCACCTTCGCCCCGATGGCCATCGCCACGGCCAAACAGCACTTTGATACGGTGCTGAAACGTTGGATGGAGGCCACCACCCGGGCCTTGCCGATTCACAGTGACGCCGGCTTCGCCTGGATCACCAGCTATTACGGCAGCAAGAAATACGTGGGTAATCACGAGCGCGCCATTGAGGAAGCCGAG
- a CDS encoding VRR-NUC domain-containing protein: protein MRQVRSYPKTADLENPLYYLENMNTLVDWVAEHHGDLLTEGERARLESFRQLPLAARALLTRMVMRSGELFRVDKLNYPELPQPETEAVAELLDQQWLDPAPLLGLDEVFRLFTLAELRLLYGDWLAHNGLPKNLPKARLREALADAESEPKPVDRWFDQSVPQVVQVQGMALFDRIRLMFFGNLRQSWTDFVLVELGVQQFETVPFTPESRAFQHRAEVDSYLQMHQCRERLDAGEAADEVWAAIPDPVDNSWLTSRRNRLLLELGRQAERQDNSELALQAWAASGHREARLKQLRLLERLKRFEEAWDIASQWQNGELSDAEAQGLERILKRLAPKVGEPKPQPPPKRLIREFTVTLPKPDTGSVEHAAVAYLSTESAPVFYVENTLINALFGLLCWPVIFKPIAGAFFHPFHIGPADLTRDDFVARRQADFDQCFAWLETGAYRQRIFETYKAKQGIANPFVAWPVITEELLALAMDCIPAQHLRVLFDRLLTNVKEHRSGFPDLIRFIPNAEAPEHRYEMIEVKGPGDRLQDHQRRWLAFFDQHGIPASVCYVRWQDTGNHS from the coding sequence ATGCGACAAGTGCGGTCGTATCCAAAAACAGCGGATCTCGAGAACCCGCTGTACTACCTGGAAAACATGAACACCTTGGTTGATTGGGTGGCCGAACACCACGGCGACCTGCTGACCGAAGGCGAGCGCGCCCGGCTGGAAAGTTTTCGCCAGCTGCCGTTAGCGGCGCGAGCTTTATTAACCCGAATGGTTATGCGCAGCGGTGAATTGTTTCGTGTGGATAAGTTGAATTACCCGGAACTGCCGCAGCCGGAAACCGAAGCCGTGGCCGAGCTGCTCGATCAGCAATGGCTGGACCCTGCCCCGTTGCTCGGCCTAGACGAAGTGTTCCGGTTGTTTACGCTGGCGGAATTGCGGCTGTTGTACGGGGATTGGCTGGCGCACAACGGTTTGCCCAAAAACCTGCCCAAAGCCCGGTTACGAGAGGCGCTTGCTGACGCGGAGTCTGAACCGAAACCGGTTGATCGATGGTTCGATCAATCTGTGCCGCAGGTGGTGCAAGTACAGGGCATGGCTTTGTTCGATCGTATTCGGCTGATGTTCTTCGGCAACCTGCGCCAAAGCTGGACCGACTTCGTGCTGGTAGAGCTGGGCGTGCAGCAATTTGAAACTGTGCCTTTTACCCCCGAATCCCGGGCCTTTCAGCATCGGGCCGAAGTAGACAGTTACCTGCAAATGCATCAGTGCCGGGAGCGCTTGGATGCCGGCGAGGCGGCTGACGAGGTTTGGGCGGCTATTCCCGACCCTGTGGATAACTCGTGGCTGACCAGCCGCCGGAACCGGCTGTTGTTGGAACTGGGCCGACAGGCCGAGCGGCAGGATAATTCGGAATTAGCCTTGCAGGCTTGGGCCGCCAGTGGGCACCGGGAAGCCAGGCTTAAGCAGTTACGATTGCTGGAGCGTTTGAAGCGGTTTGAGGAGGCGTGGGACATTGCCAGTCAGTGGCAGAACGGTGAACTGAGCGATGCCGAGGCCCAGGGGCTGGAGCGCATTCTGAAACGGCTGGCACCGAAAGTGGGCGAGCCGAAACCTCAGCCGCCGCCTAAACGGTTGATTCGGGAGTTCACGGTTACTCTACCGAAACCTGATACCGGCTCGGTCGAACACGCGGCTGTGGCGTATCTCAGTACCGAAAGTGCTCCGGTGTTCTATGTGGAAAACACCCTGATCAACGCCCTGTTCGGCTTACTGTGTTGGCCGGTGATCTTCAAACCCATCGCCGGCGCCTTCTTCCACCCGTTCCACATCGGCCCGGCGGATCTGACCCGGGACGATTTTGTTGCCCGCCGACAAGCGGATTTCGACCAGTGCTTTGCCTGGCTGGAAACCGGAGCCTATCGACAGCGAATCTTTGAAACCTACAAAGCAAAACAGGGCATTGCGAACCCGTTTGTCGCCTGGCCGGTGATCACCGAAGAGTTGTTGGCCTTGGCGATGGATTGTATACCCGCGCAGCATCTCAGGGTGTTGTTTGATCGATTGCTGACCAACGTAAAAGAACATCGCAGCGGTTTCCCCGATTTGATTCGTTTTATCCCCAACGCGGAAGCGCCCGAGCACCGGTATGAAATGATCGAAGTGAAAGGCCCTGGCGACCGGTTGCAGGATCACCAGCGCCGCTGGCTCGCCTTTTTTGACCAGCACGGTATCCCGGCCAGTGTGTGCTATGTGCGATGGCAAGACACCGGGAATCATTCATGA